The proteins below come from a single Hyperolius riggenbachi isolate aHypRig1 chromosome 8, aHypRig1.pri, whole genome shotgun sequence genomic window:
- the TREX2 gene encoding three prime repair exonuclease 2, whose translation MESLVKTYIFIDLEATGLNRDQPKITELCMVAVHAISINNPVTDESGEVQLPRVMDKLCLCVDPGKPLTKTASEITGLTNDLLTDCEKQTFDQNLFNTMSEFISRQAQPVCLVAHNGFFYDYPLLKTELLRQQLDLSESILCLDSLQAFRNLQNQGQVHPESGRKACSLTELYRQLFSKDPNFAHYAEGDVLTLILVFICKAEKLLQVAKYRRWGEIVPMY comes from the coding sequence ATGGAAAGTTTGGTGAAAACTTATATTTTCATTGACCTAGAAGCCACAGGTCTAAATAGAGACCAACCCAAGATCACAGAGCTGTGTATGGTGGCTGTCCATGCCATTTCAATAAATAATCCAGTAACTGATGAGTCAGGGGAGGTGCAGTTACCTCGAGTGATGGATAAACTCTGCCTATGTGTGGACCCAGGGAAGCCGCTCACCAAGACAGCTTCAGAAATCACCGGTCTCACCAATGATCTGCTGACAGATTGTGAGAAGCAAACATTTGATCAGAACCTCTTCAACACCATGAGTGAGTTCATAAGTCGCCAGGCCCAGCCAGTTTGTTTGGTGGCCCACAATGGCTTTTTCTATGACTATCCCCTACTGAAAACGGAACTACTACGGCAGCAGCTTGACTTATCTGAATCCATCCTGTGCCTGGATTCACTGCAAGCTTTCCGAAACCTGCAAAATCAAGGCCAAGTACACCCAGAATCTGGCCGAAAGGCGTGTTCATTAACGGAACTCTACCGACAGCTCTTCAGCAAGGACCCTAACTTTGCTCATTATGCAGAAGGGGACGTGTTGACCCTCATCCTGGTCTTCATTTGCAAAGCAGAAAAACTTCTTCAGGTTGCCAAATACAGAAGATGGGGAGAGATTGTGCCTATGTACTAA